From Streptomyces fungicidicus, one genomic window encodes:
- a CDS encoding ATP-binding protein produces the protein MKIAFVGKGGSGKTTLSSLFVRHLAAAGAPVVAVDADINQHLGAALGLDEAEAAALPAMGEQLPLIKDYLRGTNPRIASAETMIKTTPPGEGSRLLRVREDNPVYDACARPVELDGGAVRLMVTGPFTDADLGVACYHSKTGAVELCLNHLVDGPGEYVVVDMTAGSDSFASGMFTRFDLTFLVAEPTRKGVSVYRQYKEYARDFGVALKVVGNKVQGPDDLDFLRAEAGEDLLVTVGHSDWVRAMEKGRPPRFDLLEEPNRQALRVLHSAADARYEARDRQRYTRQMAHFHVKNALSWGNERTGADLVAQIDPGFVLGEDVTASA, from the coding sequence ATGAAAATTGCTTTCGTGGGGAAGGGCGGCAGCGGGAAGACGACCCTGTCGTCCTTGTTCGTCCGTCATCTCGCGGCCGCCGGCGCTCCGGTCGTCGCGGTCGACGCCGACATCAACCAGCATCTCGGGGCCGCGCTGGGCCTGGACGAGGCGGAGGCGGCAGCCCTGCCCGCGATGGGCGAGCAGCTGCCGCTGATCAAGGACTATCTGCGCGGCACCAATCCGCGCATCGCGTCCGCCGAGACGATGATCAAGACGACGCCGCCGGGCGAGGGCTCCAGGCTGCTGCGGGTCCGCGAGGACAACCCGGTCTACGACGCCTGCGCGCGGCCGGTGGAACTCGACGGCGGGGCCGTCCGCCTGATGGTCACCGGCCCCTTCACCGACGCCGACCTGGGCGTCGCCTGCTACCACTCCAAGACCGGAGCGGTGGAGCTGTGCCTGAACCACCTGGTGGACGGCCCCGGCGAGTACGTCGTGGTCGACATGACGGCCGGCTCGGACTCCTTCGCCTCCGGGATGTTCACCCGCTTCGACCTCACGTTCCTCGTGGCCGAGCCGACCCGGAAGGGCGTCTCCGTCTACCGCCAGTACAAGGAGTACGCCCGTGACTTCGGGGTCGCCCTGAAGGTCGTCGGCAACAAGGTGCAGGGCCCGGACGACCTGGACTTCCTGCGCGCGGAGGCCGGGGAGGACCTGCTGGTGACGGTGGGCCACTCGGACTGGGTCCGGGCCATGGAGAAGGGCCGGCCGCCCCGGTTCGACCTCCTGGAGGAGCCCAACCGGCAGGCCCTGCGGGTGCTGCACTCGGCCGCCGACGCACGGTACGAGGCGCGCGACCGGCAGCGCTACACCCGCCAGATGGCGCACTTCCACGTGAAGAACGCCCTGTCGTGGGGGAACGAGCGCACCGGGGCCGATCTGGTGGCCCAGATCGACCCCGGTTTCGTGCTCGGCGAGGACGTCACGGCGTCCGCCTGA
- a CDS encoding Fic family protein — MSTTGASADPLAALGSLPGVADSVESVRKSVDRVYGHRVMRRRSNEITSEAALRGARGTAALSGADWALEEVRRRSDFSGDGEARTMGAALRLTAEAGQLLSIWRQSPLRVLARLHLVAAAEGEERVGRPRQEGEPVDEPLIGLALPSAAEAHGRLEGLSELIIAGGSAPALVTAAVVHGELLALRPFTSHNGLIARTAERIVLVGSGLDPKSVCPAEVGHAELGREAYLEALEGYVSGTPEGVAAWIAHCGRAVGLGARESTAVCEALQRGAA; from the coding sequence ATGAGTACGACAGGCGCGTCCGCCGATCCGCTCGCCGCCCTGGGCTCCCTGCCCGGCGTGGCCGACTCCGTGGAGTCCGTGCGCAAGTCCGTGGACCGTGTCTACGGGCACCGGGTCATGCGGCGGCGCAGCAACGAGATCACCTCGGAGGCGGCGCTGCGCGGCGCCCGCGGCACTGCGGCGCTGTCGGGCGCGGACTGGGCCCTGGAGGAGGTGCGCCGGCGCAGCGACTTCAGCGGCGACGGCGAGGCGCGCACCATGGGCGCGGCCCTGCGCCTGACCGCGGAGGCCGGCCAGCTGCTGTCCATCTGGCGGCAGTCACCCCTGCGGGTGCTGGCCCGGCTGCACCTGGTCGCGGCGGCCGAGGGGGAGGAGCGGGTCGGACGTCCCCGCCAGGAGGGCGAGCCGGTCGACGAGCCCCTGATCGGGCTGGCGCTGCCGAGCGCCGCGGAGGCGCACGGGCGGCTGGAAGGGCTGTCCGAACTGATCATCGCGGGCGGTTCCGCCCCGGCGCTGGTGACGGCCGCCGTGGTGCACGGCGAACTCCTCGCGCTGCGCCCCTTCACCTCCCACAACGGCCTGATCGCGCGCACGGCCGAGCGCATCGTCCTGGTCGGCAGCGGTCTCGACCCCAAGTCGGTATGCCCCGCCGAGGTGGGCCACGCCGAACTGGGCCGGGAGGCCTACCTGGAGGCGCTGGAGGGTTACGTCTCCGGTACTCCCGAGGGCGTCGCCGCCTGGATCGCCCACTGCGGGCGCGCGGTCGGACTGGGGGCGCGCGAGTCGACGGCGGTGTGCGAGGCGCTCCAGCGCGGAGCCGCGTAG
- a CDS encoding HAD family hydrolase, translating into MLSTVENHSMPRTAAFFDLDKTVIAKSSTLTFSKSFYQGGLINRRAVLRTAYSQFVFLAGGADHDQMERMRKYLSALCRGWNVQQVKEIVAETLHDLIDPIIYDEAATLIERHHTAGRDVVIVSTSGAEVVEPIGELLGADRVVATRMVVGDDGCFTGEVEYYAYGPTKAEAIRELAESEGYDLARCYAYSDSVTDVPMLESVGHPHAVNPDRALRREALTREWPILDFHRPVRLKQRFPAFSVPPRPALVAAAAIGAAAATAGLVWYASRRRAVVA; encoded by the coding sequence ATGCTCAGCACCGTGGAAAACCACTCGATGCCCCGCACAGCCGCCTTCTTTGACCTGGACAAGACGGTCATTGCGAAGTCGAGCACGCTCACGTTCAGCAAGTCGTTCTACCAAGGCGGCCTGATCAACCGCAGGGCAGTACTGCGCACCGCGTACTCCCAGTTCGTGTTCCTGGCCGGTGGCGCCGATCACGACCAGATGGAGCGGATGCGCAAGTACCTGTCCGCACTGTGCCGCGGCTGGAACGTCCAGCAGGTCAAGGAGATCGTCGCCGAGACGCTGCACGACCTCATCGACCCGATCATCTACGACGAGGCCGCCACCCTCATCGAGCGGCACCACACCGCGGGACGCGACGTCGTGATCGTGTCCACGTCGGGCGCCGAGGTGGTCGAGCCGATCGGCGAACTGCTCGGCGCGGACCGGGTCGTGGCCACCAGGATGGTCGTGGGCGACGACGGATGCTTCACCGGCGAGGTGGAGTACTACGCGTACGGCCCGACCAAGGCCGAGGCGATCAGGGAGCTGGCCGAGTCCGAGGGCTACGACCTGGCACGCTGCTACGCCTACAGCGACTCGGTGACCGACGTGCCGATGCTGGAGTCCGTGGGCCACCCGCACGCCGTGAACCCGGACCGCGCGCTGCGCCGGGAGGCCCTCACGCGGGAGTGGCCGATCCTCGACTTCCACCGGCCGGTCCGGCTCAAGCAGCGCTTCCCCGCGTTCTCGGTGCCGCCGCGTCCCGCCCTGGTCGCGGCGGCCGCCATAGGTGCCGCGGCGGCCACCGCGGGCCTCGTCTGGTACGCGAGCCGGCGCCGCGCGGTGGTGGCCTGA
- the ssd gene encoding septum site-determining protein Ssd, with the protein MSGTITHDPPPATGGGRPGAPLILTEDAGLLDDLLRLCAAAGATPEVHHAVPESRGSWEAAPLVLVGDDAARRVRGAARRPGVVLVGRDQDDSGVWRRAVEIGADHVLMLPDGEQWLVDRIADVAEGVGRPALTVGVIGGRGGAGASTLACALAVTSAREGLRTLLVDADPLGGGLDVALGGETAKGLRWPAFAASHGRVGGGALEESLPELHSLRVLSWDRGDCLAVPPRAVRAVLAAARRGGGTVVVDLPRRVDDGVAEVLAQLDLGLLVVPAELRAVAAAGRVASAVGMVLRDLRLAVRGPYAPGLDDREVARLLGLPLAGDVPVEPALERPYDTGRPPGGSGRGPLARFCREFWERALVEARTA; encoded by the coding sequence GTGTCCGGAACCATCACCCACGACCCGCCTCCGGCCACCGGAGGAGGCAGGCCGGGCGCACCACTGATCCTCACCGAGGACGCCGGGCTCCTCGACGACCTGCTGCGCCTGTGCGCGGCGGCCGGCGCCACACCGGAGGTCCATCACGCGGTGCCGGAGTCGCGGGGCAGCTGGGAGGCCGCGCCGCTCGTGCTGGTCGGGGACGACGCCGCGCGACGGGTGCGCGGGGCGGCGCGCCGGCCGGGAGTGGTGCTGGTCGGCCGCGACCAGGACGATTCCGGTGTCTGGCGGCGGGCCGTCGAGATCGGCGCCGACCACGTGCTGATGCTGCCCGACGGCGAACAGTGGCTGGTCGACCGCATCGCCGACGTGGCCGAGGGCGTAGGCCGGCCCGCCCTGACCGTCGGCGTCATCGGCGGCCGGGGCGGCGCGGGAGCGTCCACGCTGGCGTGCGCCCTCGCCGTCACCTCCGCGCGGGAAGGACTGCGCACACTTCTGGTGGACGCCGATCCGCTGGGCGGCGGCCTCGACGTGGCGCTCGGCGGCGAGACGGCCAAGGGGTTGCGCTGGCCGGCGTTCGCCGCCTCGCACGGCCGCGTCGGCGGCGGGGCCCTGGAGGAGTCGCTGCCGGAACTGCACTCGCTGCGGGTGCTCAGCTGGGACCGCGGGGACTGCCTCGCGGTGCCGCCCCGGGCCGTCCGCGCGGTGCTCGCCGCGGCGCGGCGCGGGGGCGGCACCGTCGTGGTCGACCTGCCGCGCCGCGTCGACGACGGAGTCGCCGAGGTCCTCGCCCAGCTGGACCTCGGGCTCCTCGTGGTCCCCGCGGAACTGCGCGCCGTCGCGGCGGCGGGCCGTGTCGCCTCCGCCGTGGGCATGGTCCTGCGCGACCTGCGGCTGGCGGTGCGCGGGCCGTACGCGCCCGGCCTGGACGACCGCGAGGTGGCCAGGCTGCTCGGACTGCCCCTCGCGGGTGACGTGCCCGTCGAGCCCGCGCTGGAGCGCCCGTACGACACGGGGCGCCCGCCCGGGGGGTCGGGCCGTGGCCCGCTGGCCCGGTTCTGCAGGGAGTTCTGGGAGCGGGCGCTGGTGGAGGCGAGGACGGCATGA
- a CDS encoding TadA family conjugal transfer-associated ATPase, translating to MRSPVTGAGMPPGLLDGVRRWLAESGAEPTPARVAQALRDQGRVLGDAEVLGAAEQLRSELVGSGPLERLLSDPAVTDVLVSAPDRVWVDRGGGLELTGIRFPDATAVRRLAQRLAAVAGRRLDDARPWVDARLPNGTRLHAVLPPVAVGSTCLSLRVVRPRAFTLDELVAAGTVPPGGDRVLRALLDARLSFLVSGGTGSGKTTLLSALLGLAGPDERIVLAEDSAELRPDHPHVVRLETRPANQEGAGLVTLEDLVRQALRMRPDRLVVGEVRGPEVVHLLAALNTGHEGGSCTVHANAAADVPARLEALGTAAGLDRFALHSQLAAALSVVLHLVRDRGGRRRIAEVHVLERDPSGLVRTVPALRWGPRAFTCEPGWQRLRELLGAPDRGGQDGGTEG from the coding sequence ATGAGGAGTCCGGTGACCGGAGCAGGGATGCCTCCCGGGCTGCTCGACGGGGTGCGGCGGTGGCTGGCCGAGAGCGGGGCCGAGCCGACGCCCGCGCGGGTGGCGCAGGCGCTGCGGGACCAGGGGCGGGTCCTCGGGGACGCCGAAGTGCTGGGAGCAGCGGAGCAGTTGCGGTCCGAGCTGGTCGGCAGCGGGCCACTGGAACGGCTCCTGTCCGACCCGGCGGTGACGGACGTGCTGGTGTCGGCGCCGGACCGGGTCTGGGTGGACCGGGGTGGTGGGCTGGAGCTCACCGGGATCCGCTTCCCGGATGCGACGGCCGTCCGCCGGCTCGCCCAGCGGCTCGCCGCCGTGGCCGGCCGGCGCCTGGACGACGCCCGGCCCTGGGTCGACGCCCGGCTGCCCAACGGGACCCGGCTGCACGCGGTGCTGCCGCCGGTCGCCGTGGGCTCCACCTGTCTGTCGCTCCGGGTCGTACGGCCGCGCGCCTTCACCCTCGACGAACTGGTCGCAGCGGGGACGGTGCCGCCCGGCGGGGACCGGGTGCTGCGGGCGCTGCTGGACGCGCGCCTGTCGTTCCTCGTCAGCGGCGGCACCGGCAGCGGGAAGACGACGCTGCTGAGCGCGCTGCTCGGGCTGGCCGGGCCGGACGAGCGGATCGTGCTGGCCGAGGACTCGGCCGAACTGCGTCCCGACCATCCGCACGTCGTGCGCCTGGAGACCAGACCCGCCAACCAGGAGGGCGCCGGCCTCGTCACCCTCGAGGACCTGGTGCGGCAGGCGCTGCGCATGAGGCCGGACCGGCTGGTCGTGGGCGAGGTGCGCGGCCCCGAGGTGGTCCATCTGCTGGCCGCCCTCAACACGGGTCATGAAGGCGGCTCCTGCACGGTCCACGCCAACGCCGCGGCTGATGTGCCGGCCCGGCTCGAGGCGCTCGGCACGGCGGCCGGACTCGACCGGTTCGCACTGCACAGCCAGCTGGCGGCGGCCCTCTCGGTGGTGCTGCACCTCGTGCGCGACCGGGGCGGACGGCGGCGGATCGCGGAGGTGCACGTACTGGAACGGGACCCGTCGGGGCTGGTGCGGACGGTGCCGGCGCTGAGGTGGGGGCCGCGGGCCTTCACCTGCGAGCCGGGGTGGCAGCGCCTGCGGGAACTGCTCGGAGCCCCGGACCGCGGCGGACAGGACGGGGGGACCGAGGGGTGA
- a CDS encoding type II secretion system F family protein: protein MNGTTEVSTGAAVACLGTAAWLLGGGHAGAGRARLLLAGGDTRDGGPRGLPRVNRAWGRVRGRLRAEWWSLAAGAVLAVLGASVLPVVVGAAGVPLLRRVRRAAGERRAREHRGNAVIALCGALAGEVRAGRQPGEGLLPAARDSGGLGDMQAAVLAAARFGGDVPEALADAARRPGAGGLRGLAACWRVAVDQGAGLADGLDRLEAALRAERDQRADLRAQLAGARATAVLLAGLPVVGLALGAALGADPLHILLHTPSGLVCLVAGGVLEGLGLWWALRIMRGAEEATA from the coding sequence GTGAACGGGACGACGGAGGTGTCGACCGGCGCGGCCGTGGCGTGCCTGGGGACCGCGGCCTGGCTGCTGGGCGGCGGGCACGCCGGGGCCGGACGGGCGCGGCTGCTGCTGGCCGGCGGGGACACGCGGGACGGCGGGCCACGGGGGCTGCCCCGGGTGAACCGCGCGTGGGGACGCGTCCGCGGGCGGCTGCGCGCCGAGTGGTGGTCGCTGGCCGCCGGAGCGGTGCTGGCGGTGCTCGGCGCGTCCGTGCTGCCGGTCGTCGTGGGAGCAGCCGGAGTGCCACTGCTGCGGAGGGTGCGGCGGGCCGCCGGGGAACGCCGGGCGCGGGAGCACCGCGGGAACGCGGTGATCGCGTTGTGCGGGGCGCTCGCCGGGGAGGTGCGTGCCGGGCGCCAGCCGGGTGAGGGGCTGCTGCCGGCCGCGCGGGACTCCGGCGGGCTCGGTGACATGCAGGCGGCGGTGCTGGCGGCGGCGCGGTTCGGCGGAGACGTCCCGGAGGCCCTCGCGGACGCGGCTCGCCGGCCGGGCGCCGGGGGACTACGGGGACTCGCCGCGTGCTGGCGGGTGGCGGTGGACCAGGGCGCCGGGCTCGCGGACGGACTCGACCGGCTGGAGGCGGCGCTGCGGGCGGAACGGGACCAGCGGGCCGATCTGCGCGCCCAGCTGGCCGGCGCCCGCGCGACAGCGGTGCTGCTCGCCGGGCTCCCGGTGGTCGGCCTGGCGCTCGGCGCGGCACTCGGCGCCGACCCGCTGCACATCCTGCTGCACACGCCGTCGGGCCTGGTCTGTCTGGTGGCCGGCGGGGTGTTGGAGGGACTGGGGCTGTGGTGGGCGCTGCGGATCATGCGCGGAGCCGAGGAGGCGACGGCGTGA